The following proteins are encoded in a genomic region of Synergistaceae bacterium:
- a CDS encoding DUF4234 domain-containing protein, with protein sequence MSKFFTKGENIINELQNCGAPLTPEDEKCSYCGSYIERSPAEIAKRQRIKQESIRRERLDSLPKIKFVQITFIVLANIITMGFYSIYWYVTRRNTLNSLTKDYKFPDIGLVIHVTALILFYVSNNESIYSLALPVSWLSGIYTAFQVKNILRSYALKNIDLINSGSINIINLVAPSSILLILFGSIYLQVQINKMIKSELFKPEI encoded by the coding sequence ATGTCGAAATTTTTCACTAAAGGAGAAAATATTATTAATGAATTGCAAAATTGCGGTGCTCCCCTCACACCTGAAGACGAAAAATGTTCATATTGCGGAAGTTATATCGAGAGAAGCCCGGCAGAAATCGCAAAACGTCAAAGAATCAAACAAGAATCAATCAGGCGCGAGAGACTCGACTCACTTCCTAAGATAAAATTTGTGCAGATAACTTTTATTGTGCTTGCTAATATTATTACGATGGGATTCTATTCTATTTACTGGTATGTAACGAGGCGCAATACTCTTAATTCACTGACTAAAGATTATAAATTTCCTGATATAGGACTCGTAATTCATGTAACCGCGTTAATTTTATTTTACGTCTCAAATAATGAGTCAATATATTCTCTTGCGCTCCCCGTTTCGTGGCTGAGCGGGATTTATACGGCGTTCCAAGTTAAAAATATTTTGCGGTCATATGCATTAAAGAATATTGATTTAATAAATTCGGGCTCAATCAACATTATAAATTTAGTTGCTCCGTCAAGCATATTATTAATATTATTCGGCTCTATTTATTTGCAGGTACAAATTAACAAAATGATAAAATCTGAACTCTTTAAGCCTGAAATATAA
- a CDS encoding tripartite tricarboxylate transporter permease encodes MSTFELFTNGFSVLLDPYTFMMVVFAIVVGTIFGALPGVSATMAVALGLPFTYSMQPIPAIVFLVAVYCSSITGGSITAILFKIPGVPSSAPTTFDGYPMAQRGEAGKALGIALGSSAIGGLVSALAMLTLSPQLTQAALSFSPSDIFAITFMGLSILTCLDSKNILRTLISGLLGLLLACVGQDPMYAVQRLTFGSGELIAGLEMIPVLIGIFAVTEVLKQTKKRETLKSDEGTASVNTKMPSFKEWWGIKWLLARCSVIGTIIGILPGAGATIASFLCYSSETKLSKYPEKFGTGIIDGIAASETANNAATGGAMVPLLSLGIPGGNAAAVMMSALVLKGVQLGPLLLVNQPQYLSATFASMVVTNILMVIVAIAIAKVFAQILAVPYSYLGPIIIMLAIIGSYATNMSIADVKIMAIAGVIGLIISACKFNSAALILGLVLGVICEGNFSRAYTISRANIVNMFARPVAGTLMIVSIILLLWPIIASLFKKEK; translated from the coding sequence ATGTCAACTTTTGAATTATTCACAAATGGATTTAGCGTGTTGCTTGACCCTTATACATTTATGATGGTCGTATTTGCTATAGTAGTCGGGACAATTTTTGGAGCTTTACCCGGAGTCAGTGCGACAATGGCCGTAGCTCTGGGACTTCCTTTCACGTATTCAATGCAGCCGATTCCGGCTATAGTATTTCTTGTTGCTGTATATTGTTCGTCAATTACTGGCGGAAGTATCACGGCGATTTTATTCAAGATTCCCGGCGTTCCTTCGAGTGCTCCGACAACTTTTGACGGCTACCCTATGGCACAACGGGGCGAGGCTGGGAAGGCTTTAGGAATTGCGCTCGGAAGTTCAGCAATAGGCGGACTCGTTTCAGCTCTGGCAATGTTGACTCTTTCACCTCAATTAACACAAGCTGCGTTATCATTTAGTCCGTCAGATATTTTTGCGATAACTTTTATGGGACTCTCGATTCTGACATGCTTAGACTCTAAAAATATTTTGAGAACGTTAATATCCGGTTTGCTGGGTTTATTGCTTGCCTGTGTCGGTCAAGATCCCATGTATGCAGTTCAGAGATTAACATTTGGAAGCGGTGAATTAATTGCAGGTCTCGAAATGATTCCTGTCTTAATAGGAATCTTTGCCGTAACTGAAGTATTAAAGCAGACAAAGAAACGCGAGACTCTCAAGAGCGACGAGGGCACAGCGAGCGTAAATACAAAGATGCCTTCTTTCAAAGAATGGTGGGGAATAAAGTGGCTTCTTGCGCGCTGTTCAGTAATCGGCACAATAATAGGAATCTTACCGGGAGCAGGTGCTACAATTGCTTCATTCTTGTGTTATTCGAGCGAGACGAAATTATCGAAATATCCGGAGAAATTCGGCACAGGAATTATTGACGGTATAGCAGCCTCAGAGACAGCAAACAACGCAGCAACGGGCGGGGCAATGGTGCCTTTATTATCGCTGGGAATTCCCGGAGGTAACGCCGCAGCAGTCATGATGAGTGCTTTAGTCTTGAAAGGTGTGCAGTTAGGGCCGCTGCTTTTAGTGAATCAACCTCAATATTTAAGCGCGACATTTGCGTCAATGGTCGTTACAAATATTTTAATGGTAATAGTTGCGATTGCTATTGCGAAAGTTTTTGCGCAGATCTTGGCCGTGCCTTACTCATATTTAGGGCCGATTATAATAATGCTTGCAATTATAGGCTCATACGCTACAAATATGAGTATTGCCGACGTGAAAATTATGGCCATCGCGGGTGTTATCGGGTTAATAATTTCAGCGTGCAAATTTAACAGTGCCGCATTAATTCTCGGTCTAGTTCTCGGAGTAATTTGTGAAGGGAATTTCAGCCGAGCATACACTATTTCACGCGCCAATATAGTAAACATGTTCGCCCGTCCTGTAGCTGGGACGTTAATGATCGTGAGCATTATATTATTACTTTGGCCGATAATCGCGAGTTTATTCAAGAAAGAGAAATAA
- a CDS encoding tripartite tricarboxylate transporter TctB family protein, with product MFELICNVLLWLGLLYAYFFNVLEAPIPDRVARNPYTLKPDMWPKAIIILLLVCIAINIINIIRKNRNNPEFSLDALLSIRARMCIGIALVLAASFVLEPFGYMLTCVLVLFLYGLLLGQKHVIRLACFSVLLTLVLYVVFSVLLSVNLPRGTIPALRNFSLYVESIVSSVKSSIM from the coding sequence GTGTTCGAATTAATTTGTAATGTTTTATTATGGCTGGGACTGCTTTATGCATATTTCTTTAATGTCTTAGAAGCTCCGATCCCTGACAGAGTAGCAAGAAATCCCTACACGCTCAAGCCCGACATGTGGCCTAAAGCTATAATAATTTTATTGTTAGTGTGCATAGCGATTAATATAATTAATATAATACGCAAAAATCGCAATAATCCCGAATTCTCACTTGACGCATTATTAAGCATTCGAGCCCGTATGTGTATAGGAATTGCGCTCGTTCTTGCTGCGAGTTTCGTTCTTGAGCCGTTCGGCTATATGTTAACCTGCGTGCTTGTGTTATTTCTTTACGGTTTATTGCTGGGACAAAAGCATGTAATTAGACTCGCTTGTTTCTCGGTATTATTGACTCTAGTGCTTTATGTAGTCTTCAGCGTCTTATTATCCGTAAATCTTCCAAGGGGGACTATACCGGCATTGCGAAATTTCTCGCTCTATGTTGAAAGTATAGTATCTTCCGTGAAGTCTTCTATAATGTAA